A genomic segment from Candidatus Desulfarcum epimagneticum encodes:
- the rplX gene encoding 50S ribosomal subunit protein L24 (Evidence 2a : Function from experimental evidences in other organisms; PubMedId : 2464692; Product type s : structure) produces the protein MFHNSTYHIKKDDKVKILTGKDSGKIGKVLKVIKKKDSALVEKINIVKRHSKSRAKDRPGEIVEIEAPIHLSNIMLMCDKCMKPSRVKMLRLEDGKKKRVCKNCDEIIDK, from the coding sequence ATGTTTCACAACAGCACTTATCATATTAAAAAAGACGACAAGGTCAAAATTCTCACCGGCAAGGACAGCGGCAAGATCGGCAAGGTTCTGAAGGTGATCAAAAAAAAGGACAGCGCCCTTGTTGAAAAAATCAATATTGTCAAACGACATTCAAAATCCCGGGCAAAGGACAGGCCAGGGGAAATCGTCGAAATTGAGGCGCCGATCCATTTATCGAATATAATGTTGATGTGCGACAAGTGCATGAAGCCCTCCCGTGTGAAGATGCTGCGCCTGGAGGACGGCAAAAAAAAGAGAGTGTGCAAAAACTGCGATGAGATAATCGACAAATAG
- the rplV gene encoding 50S ribosomal subunit protein L22 (Evidence 2a : Function from experimental evidences in other organisms; Product type s : structure) yields MEYKAVGRYVRISAQKVHRLIGAVKGRPVENGLDILSFMPQKAAGIVEKLIRSAAANADANHGADIDTLVIKNIVADQGPTLKRFKARARGRGTRILKRTSHITVVLADDSTQ; encoded by the coding sequence ATGGAGTATAAAGCTGTCGGGCGGTATGTGAGGATTTCCGCTCAGAAGGTTCATAGACTTATCGGCGCCGTCAAGGGCCGGCCGGTGGAAAACGGTTTGGATATCCTGTCGTTTATGCCCCAGAAAGCCGCCGGAATCGTTGAAAAGCTGATCCGAAGCGCGGCGGCCAACGCCGACGCCAATCACGGGGCCGATATAGACACCCTTGTGATTAAAAACATCGTGGCGGACCAGGGACCGACGTTGAAACGGTTTAAAGCCAGGGCCCGGGGAAGGGGAACCCGGATATTAAAGCGGACGTCTCATATAACCGTTGTTTTAGCCGATGATTCTACGCAATAA
- the rpsJ gene encoding 30S ribosomal protein S10 (Evidence 2a : Function from experimental evidences in other organisms; Product type s : structure): MIANTKIRIRLKAYDPRLLDQSATDIADTALKTGAKVVGPIPLPTRINKYCVLRSPHIDKKSREQFEIRTHKRLLDIMEPTQQTVDALMKLDLSQGVDVEIKL; the protein is encoded by the coding sequence ATGATAGCCAACACCAAAATAAGAATCAGGCTCAAGGCCTATGACCCCAGGCTCTTGGATCAATCGGCTACGGACATAGCGGACACGGCCCTCAAAACCGGGGCGAAGGTTGTGGGGCCCATACCTCTTCCGACCCGCATCAACAAGTATTGTGTTTTGAGGTCTCCGCACATTGACAAGAAATCCCGGGAACAGTTTGAGATCAGGACCCATAAAAGACTTCTGGATATTATGGAGCCGACTCAGCAGACGGTGGACGCGTTGATGAAACTGGATCTTTCCCAGGGAGTGGATGTCGAAATTAAATTATAA
- the rplB gene encoding 50S ribosomal subunit protein L2 (Evidence 2a : Function from experimental evidences in other organisms; PubMedId : 9531480; Product type s : structure), protein MGTKMALKRVKPTSPGRRFQVYSTFEEITRTKPEKSLVRALRKKGGRNSNGRVTCRHRGGGHKRNYRIIDFKRDKTGVPAKVASIEYDPNRSARIALLHYADGEKRYILAPLKLSVGDMVMAGPEADIKPGNSLPLSNIPLGTSIHNVELRLGKGGQIVRSAGTFAQLMAKENNYALVKLPSGEVRMVHLKCSATIGQLGNVMHENISLGKAGRKRWLGRRPKVRGVAMNPVDHPMGGGEGRSSGGRHPCSPWGKPTKGYRTRKNKKTEKYIVKRRAKK, encoded by the coding sequence ATGGGGACGAAAATGGCGCTGAAAAGAGTAAAACCCACTTCTCCGGGAAGACGTTTTCAGGTGTATTCCACTTTTGAAGAGATCACCCGGACCAAGCCTGAGAAAAGTCTGGTTCGGGCGTTGAGAAAAAAAGGCGGTCGGAATTCAAATGGACGGGTCACCTGCCGGCACCGGGGCGGGGGGCATAAACGAAACTACCGGATCATCGATTTTAAACGGGACAAGACCGGCGTCCCGGCCAAAGTGGCCTCCATTGAATACGATCCCAACCGGAGCGCCAGGATCGCCCTTCTGCATTACGCGGACGGCGAGAAAAGATATATCCTGGCTCCTTTGAAGCTGTCGGTGGGAGACATGGTCATGGCTGGGCCGGAGGCGGACATCAAACCGGGCAATTCCCTTCCTTTGTCCAATATCCCTTTGGGAACCAGCATTCACAATGTTGAGTTGCGTCTGGGCAAGGGGGGGCAGATTGTCAGAAGCGCCGGGACTTTCGCGCAGCTCATGGCCAAGGAAAACAATTACGCCCTGGTGAAGCTCCCCTCGGGCGAGGTGCGAATGGTTCATCTGAAATGCAGCGCCACCATCGGGCAGCTGGGCAATGTCATGCATGAGAATATTTCCCTGGGAAAAGCGGGGCGAAAACGCTGGCTGGGTAGACGCCCCAAGGTCAGGGGCGTGGCCATGAACCCTGTGGACCATCCCATGGGCGGCGGCGAGGGCCGGTCTTCCGGAGGCCGTCATCCATGCAGTCCCTGGGGAAAACCCACCAAGGGATACCGGACAAGAAAAAACAAAAAGACTGAAAAATACATTGTCAAAAGACGCGCTAAGAAATAG
- the rplD gene encoding 50S ribosomal protein L4, translated as MAVADVHNTDGEKVSQVELSDLIFNVPVKKSVLHEVVTMQLAGKRAGTAAVKRRSDVKGSGAKLFRQKGMGRARRGDIKSPLLRGGGVIFGPSPRSYAQRTPKKVRALAMKMALTCKLEEKKLLVIDQMKLDRVKTKDFADILDRLGAKNSLLVSDGRDEKLDLSSRNVPGTKVIETAGLNVYDILKYDTLILVEPAIKQIEGRLIR; from the coding sequence ATGGCTGTCGCAGATGTTCATAACACCGATGGGGAAAAGGTTTCGCAGGTTGAGCTTTCGGATCTGATTTTCAATGTGCCTGTCAAAAAGAGCGTTCTTCATGAAGTCGTCACCATGCAGCTGGCGGGAAAGCGCGCGGGGACGGCGGCGGTGAAAAGGCGCTCCGATGTGAAGGGAAGCGGCGCGAAGCTTTTCAGACAAAAGGGCATGGGAAGGGCCAGGCGGGGAGACATCAAATCTCCTCTTCTGAGAGGCGGGGGGGTGATCTTTGGCCCCAGCCCCAGATCTTACGCCCAGCGGACCCCCAAGAAAGTCAGGGCGCTGGCCATGAAAATGGCCCTGACCTGCAAACTGGAGGAAAAAAAGCTTCTGGTGATCGATCAGATGAAGCTTGATCGGGTGAAGACAAAGGATTTCGCCGACATCCTGGATCGGCTCGGGGCGAAAAATTCCCTGCTGGTTTCAGACGGCCGGGATGAAAAACTCGATCTTTCATCCCGAAATGTTCCAGGGACGAAGGTGATTGAAACCGCCGGGCTCAACGTTTACGATATTTTAAAGTACGACACGTTGATTCTGGTCGAGCCGGCCATCAAACAGATCGAAGGGAGGCTGATCCGATGA
- the rpsH gene encoding 30S ribosomal subunit protein S8 (Evidence 2a : Function from experimental evidences in other organisms; PubMedId : 10094780, 12244297, 12809609, 1735715, 365698, 6222285, 6262737; Product type s : structure) — MAISDPISDMLTRIRNAAKAKYKSVDIPGSVLKTSLAKTLKDEGFINDYKFFEDNKQGVLKIYLKYGPDNVSAIRGLERVSKPSRRVYLKSRDITPVLNGLGIAILSTSRGILTDKAARNENLGGEILCNVW, encoded by the coding sequence ATGGCGATAAGCGATCCGATTTCCGACATGCTGACCCGAATAAGAAACGCGGCCAAGGCCAAGTATAAAAGCGTGGACATTCCCGGGTCCGTATTAAAAACCTCCCTGGCCAAGACGCTGAAGGATGAGGGTTTTATAAATGATTACAAGTTTTTTGAAGACAATAAACAGGGCGTGTTAAAGATTTATCTGAAATACGGCCCGGACAATGTCAGCGCGATTCGCGGCCTGGAACGCGTCAGCAAACCCAGCCGGCGCGTTTATTTGAAAAGCAGGGACATCACCCCTGTTTTGAATGGATTGGGAATCGCGATTTTGTCCACTTCAAGAGGAATACTGACAGACAAGGCGGCAAGAAACGAAAATCTGGGCGGCGAGATTCTGTGCAACGTCTGGTAG
- the rpsC gene encoding 30S ribosomal subunit protein S3 (Evidence 2a : Function from experimental evidences in other organisms; PubMedId : 10094780, 12244297, 12809609, 387449, 3892488, 7556101, 9716382; Product type s : structure): protein MGQKVNPIGLRLGIVKTWESRWYAGNDYADYILEDFKIRNFVKERFSHAGISRIEIERSSKRVKLIIFTSRPGIVIGKKGSEIAKFKIDIEKKIPGREVFIDIQEVRKPEIDAQLVAENVATQMVRRVAFRRAMKRAVSSAMKFGAKGVKIICSGRLGGAEMARREWYMEGQVPLHTLRADIDYGFYEARTTYGIVGVKVFVFKGEILKKDHGKAG from the coding sequence TTGGGTCAGAAAGTAAATCCGATTGGATTAAGGTTGGGGATTGTCAAAACTTGGGAATCCCGATGGTACGCGGGAAACGACTACGCCGATTACATACTGGAAGATTTCAAAATTCGGAATTTTGTCAAAGAGCGTTTCAGCCACGCCGGCATCTCCCGGATTGAAATTGAACGGTCCTCCAAACGCGTCAAACTGATCATTTTCACTTCAAGACCGGGAATTGTGATCGGGAAGAAAGGCTCTGAAATCGCGAAGTTCAAGATAGATATTGAAAAAAAGATCCCCGGCAGGGAAGTGTTCATCGATATCCAGGAGGTCCGGAAACCCGAGATCGACGCCCAGCTCGTGGCGGAAAATGTGGCCACGCAGATGGTGCGGCGGGTGGCCTTCAGACGGGCCATGAAGCGCGCGGTCTCATCGGCCATGAAGTTCGGCGCCAAGGGCGTTAAAATCATATGCTCCGGCCGTCTGGGCGGGGCGGAGATGGCCCGGCGGGAGTGGTACATGGAAGGCCAGGTTCCCCTTCACACCCTTCGGGCGGATATTGATTACGGCTTTTACGAGGCCCGAACCACCTATGGAATCGTCGGGGTGAAGGTGTTTGTTTTCAAAGGCGAGATATTAAAAAAAGATCATGGCAAGGCGGGATAG
- the rplR gene encoding 50S ribosomal subunit protein L18 (Evidence 2a : Function from experimental evidences in other organisms; Product type s : structure) — translation MASLSKKKTARLKRKKRIRKKVSGTAQRPRLTVFRSARHIYAQVIDDTQGRTLVSVSTLEKDLKAQVESKGKIDSAVMAGKMIGERALSQGIERVVFDRNGFRYHGRVKAISDSAREAGLKF, via the coding sequence ATGGCTTCACTCAGCAAGAAAAAGACGGCCCGACTGAAAAGAAAAAAAAGAATCAGGAAAAAAGTGAGCGGCACAGCCCAGCGTCCAAGGCTGACGGTGTTCAGAAGCGCCCGGCATATATACGCCCAGGTGATTGACGACACCCAGGGGCGCACCCTGGTTTCGGTTTCCACTCTGGAGAAGGATCTCAAGGCCCAGGTGGAATCAAAGGGCAAAATAGACTCCGCCGTCATGGCGGGGAAAATGATCGGCGAGCGCGCTTTGTCCCAGGGAATCGAGCGCGTGGTGTTTGATCGAAACGGTTTCCGTTACCACGGGAGAGTCAAAGCGATTTCCGACAGCGCGAGGGAAGCCGGCCTGAAGTTTTAA
- the rplE gene encoding 50S ribosomal subunit protein L5 (Evidence 2a : Function from experimental evidences in other organisms; Product type s : structure), translating into MSQLKSNYQKEVAPKLTERFNYQNVMEIPRLDKIVVNMGVGEAINNIKILESAVKELRLISGQKPVITRAKKSIAAFKLREGMPIGCMTTLRRGRMYDFYYKLVNIALPRVRDFRGVSPKGMDGNGNYSLGIREHIIFPEIDYDKIDKIKGLNIAVVTTAGNDEEGRELLRLLGMPFKK; encoded by the coding sequence ATGTCACAACTGAAGTCAAACTACCAAAAAGAAGTCGCCCCCAAACTGACGGAGCGCTTTAACTATCAAAATGTCATGGAGATCCCCAGGCTGGACAAAATCGTGGTGAACATGGGCGTTGGGGAAGCCATCAACAATATCAAAATCCTGGAGTCAGCCGTCAAGGAGCTGAGGCTGATATCGGGACAGAAGCCCGTCATCACCCGGGCCAAAAAATCCATCGCCGCTTTTAAGCTCAGGGAAGGCATGCCCATCGGATGCATGACCACCCTCAGACGCGGGCGCATGTACGACTTTTATTATAAGCTCGTCAATATCGCCCTGCCCCGGGTCCGGGATTTCAGGGGCGTTTCCCCGAAGGGGATGGACGGCAATGGAAACTATTCCTTAGGGATCCGGGAGCATATCATTTTTCCTGAAATCGATTACGATAAAATCGACAAAATCAAGGGCTTGAACATCGCGGTGGTGACAACGGCCGGAAACGATGAAGAGGGAAGAGAGCTTTTGAGGCTTTTGGGAATGCCCTTTAAAAAATAG
- the rpsQ gene encoding 30S ribosomal subunit protein S17 (Evidence 2a : Function from experimental evidences in other organisms; PubMedId : 10094780, 12244297, 12809609, 151587, 344065, 3892488, 7556101, 781296, 9868784; Product type s : structure), with protein sequence MEKQRTKRQVVGTVLSNKMDKTAIVLVERLMKHKTYHKYVKRRAKYAAHDENNICGIGDKVRITESRPVSKKKRWRVSEIVEKAV encoded by the coding sequence ATGGAAAAGCAGCGAACAAAGAGGCAGGTCGTCGGGACGGTTTTGAGCAACAAAATGGACAAAACAGCCATCGTTCTGGTTGAGCGGTTGATGAAACACAAAACCTATCATAAATATGTCAAACGACGGGCCAAATACGCGGCCCATGACGAGAACAACATTTGCGGAATCGGCGATAAAGTTCGGATCACCGAGTCAAGACCCGTCAGCAAAAAGAAAAGATGGCGGGTCAGCGAAATTGTTGAAAAAGCGGTTTGA
- the rplN gene encoding 50S ribosomal protein L14 (Evidence 2a : Function from experimental evidences in other organisms; Product type s : structure), with amino-acid sequence MIQAETRLTVADNSGAKVLYCIKVLGGSKRRYAGVGDIIVVSVKEAIPNAKVKKGDVLKAVVVRTKKEIKRPDGSYIRFDDNSAVLISTAKEPIGTRIFGPVARELRAKRFMKIISLAPEVL; translated from the coding sequence ATGATCCAGGCAGAGACCAGATTGACCGTCGCGGACAATTCCGGCGCGAAGGTCTTGTATTGCATTAAGGTGCTCGGGGGCTCGAAAAGGCGTTACGCGGGCGTCGGGGATATCATTGTGGTAAGCGTGAAAGAGGCCATTCCCAACGCGAAAGTAAAAAAAGGGGATGTCTTGAAGGCTGTGGTGGTCAGGACCAAAAAAGAGATCAAAAGACCGGACGGCTCATACATACGATTTGACGACAATTCGGCGGTTTTGATCTCGACCGCCAAAGAGCCCATCGGCACGAGAATATTCGGCCCGGTGGCGCGGGAGCTGCGGGCCAAACGGTTCATGAAAATCATTTCCCTGGCCCCGGAGGTTTTATAA
- the rpmC gene encoding 50S ribosomal protein L29 has translation MKPAEIKEMSPEEREKKIHSLKQELFNLRFQHEIGQLENPKQMSHVKRDIARIKTIIRQES, from the coding sequence ATGAAACCGGCTGAAATCAAAGAAATGAGCCCGGAGGAACGGGAAAAAAAAATCCATTCGCTCAAGCAGGAGTTGTTTAACTTGCGCTTTCAACATGAAATCGGGCAGTTGGAAAATCCCAAGCAGATGTCTCATGTCAAGCGCGACATCGCCAGAATAAAAACCATCATAAGGCAAGAATCGTAA
- the rpsZ gene encoding 30S ribosomal protein S14 type Z (Evidence 2a : Function from experimental evidences in other organisms; Product type s : structure): protein MARKALQMKAIGKAKFKVRKYNRCPMCGRARGYMRKFGICRICFRNLASKGLLPGVLKSSW, encoded by the coding sequence TTGGCAAGAAAAGCTCTTCAGATGAAGGCGATCGGCAAGGCTAAATTTAAAGTCAGAAAGTACAACAGATGCCCCATGTGCGGACGGGCCAGGGGGTATATGAGGAAGTTCGGCATCTGCCGCATCTGTTTCAGGAACTTGGCCTCCAAGGGCCTTTTGCCGGGCGTTCTGAAATCCAGCTGGTAA
- the rplF gene encoding 50S ribosomal subunit protein L6 (Evidence 2a : Function from experimental evidences in other organisms; PubMedId : 10094780, 10756104, 12809609, 324885, 6222285, 9298646; Product type s : structure), whose product MSRVGKKPITIPADTTVSYQGKTLSVKGKRGKLERLIHPDIDIAIEGGILKVLATMDDRKNYALQGLTRSLIANMITGVTRGMERVLEINGIGYRAALSGNRIEFSLGYSHPVFFDLPEGVSASIDKNNTITLSGADKEKIGLAAAAIRRLRPPEPYKGKGIKYAEERIRKKAGKTGTK is encoded by the coding sequence ATGTCCCGGGTAGGCAAAAAACCGATCACGATACCGGCTGACACAACGGTGTCATATCAAGGAAAAACCCTTTCCGTAAAAGGGAAAAGGGGCAAGCTGGAGCGCTTGATCCATCCCGATATCGATATCGCCATTGAGGGCGGGATTCTGAAAGTCCTGGCCACAATGGACGACCGGAAAAATTACGCGCTCCAGGGGCTGACCCGCTCGCTCATCGCGAATATGATCACGGGAGTGACCAGGGGAATGGAGCGCGTTCTGGAGATCAACGGAATCGGATACCGCGCCGCTTTAAGCGGAAACCGCATTGAGTTCAGCCTCGGGTATTCCCATCCTGTTTTTTTTGATCTCCCCGAAGGCGTTTCAGCGTCCATCGATAAAAACAACACCATCACCTTAAGCGGGGCGGACAAGGAAAAAATCGGCCTGGCGGCCGCCGCCATCAGACGCCTGCGGCCTCCCGAGCCCTACAAGGGCAAAGGGATCAAATACGCGGAAGAGCGCATACGCAAAAAAGCGGGCAAGACCGGGACCAAGTAG
- the rplW gene encoding 50S ribosomal subunit protein L23 (Evidence 2a : Function from experimental evidences in other organisms; PubMedId : 10094780, 12809609, 3892488, 391594; Product type s : structure), with protein sequence MNAYDIIKRPLITEKSNLQKEKHNQFVFEVSRDANRVQIKQAVEEIFKVSVTGVRTSRGKGKIKRRGQIMGKRKDWKKAVVSILPGERIEFFEGV encoded by the coding sequence ATGAACGCCTACGACATTATTAAACGGCCGCTGATCACGGAAAAGTCCAACTTGCAGAAAGAAAAGCACAATCAGTTTGTGTTTGAAGTGAGCCGGGACGCGAACAGGGTCCAGATCAAACAGGCGGTGGAGGAAATTTTCAAGGTCAGCGTGACCGGCGTGAGGACATCCCGGGGAAAGGGAAAGATCAAGCGGCGGGGCCAGATCATGGGCAAACGCAAAGACTGGAAAAAAGCGGTGGTGTCCATCCTGCCCGGCGAGAGAATAGAATTTTTTGAAGGCGTTTAA
- the rpsS gene encoding 30S ribosomal protein S19 (Evidence 2a : Function from experimental evidences in other organisms; Product type s : structure) — protein sequence MPRSLKKGPYVDPKLLKKVFASQESSGAHAIIKTWSRRSTIIPEMVGLTLAVHNGKKFIPVFVSENMVGHKLGEFSPTRVFYGHAGDKKSKLRK from the coding sequence ATGCCACGTTCGCTGAAAAAAGGTCCTTATGTTGATCCGAAGTTGTTAAAAAAGGTTTTTGCGTCGCAGGAATCCAGCGGCGCCCATGCGATCATCAAAACCTGGTCCAGAAGATCCACAATCATCCCGGAGATGGTGGGGCTCACCCTGGCCGTGCACAATGGGAAAAAATTCATTCCTGTGTTTGTGTCCGAAAATATGGTGGGCCACAAACTGGGTGAATTTTCGCCGACACGGGTGTTTTACGGTCATGCGGGCGACAAAAAAAGCAAATTGAGAAAATAG
- the rplC gene encoding 50S ribosomal subunit protein L3 (Evidence 2a : Function from experimental evidences in other organisms; Product type s : structure) produces the protein MSRGLIGKKVGMMGFFSDGGEYVPVTVIEAGPCVVTQIKTTEKDGYDALQLGFGDKKRSRVNKPIQGHLKKSGRETCAVLKEFRVENPGDYKLGQTLGLDAFKVGELVNVIGTSKGRGFSGVMKRHGFSGGRKTHGSRSHRIPGSIGCSAWPGKVIKGKRLPGQYGNDRKTIKNLEVVDIRPEENLIMIKGAVPGFRTGIVTIEKGGASKPSVG, from the coding sequence ATGTCTCGTGGATTAATTGGAAAGAAAGTGGGAATGATGGGCTTTTTTTCGGACGGCGGAGAATACGTCCCCGTCACGGTCATAGAGGCCGGGCCCTGTGTCGTCACACAGATCAAAACAACTGAAAAAGACGGTTATGACGCTTTGCAGCTGGGTTTCGGCGATAAAAAGAGATCCCGCGTCAACAAGCCCATACAGGGCCATCTGAAAAAAAGCGGCCGGGAGACATGCGCCGTTTTAAAAGAATTCAGAGTTGAAAATCCCGGGGACTACAAACTCGGCCAGACCTTGGGGCTGGACGCGTTCAAGGTGGGCGAGTTGGTGAATGTCATCGGGACCAGCAAGGGAAGAGGGTTTTCCGGTGTCATGAAACGGCATGGATTCAGCGGCGGGCGAAAAACCCACGGCAGCAGAAGCCACCGGATTCCCGGCTCCATCGGGTGCAGCGCCTGGCCCGGGAAGGTCATCAAGGGGAAACGGCTTCCCGGTCAATATGGAAACGACCGGAAAACCATCAAAAACCTGGAGGTCGTCGACATCAGGCCGGAAGAGAACCTGATCATGATCAAAGGGGCTGTCCCGGGTTTTAGAACCGGAATCGTCACCATTGAAAAAGGCGGGGCCTCCAAACCTTCCGTCGGATAA
- the rplP gene encoding 50S ribosomal subunit protein L16 (Evidence 2a : Function from experimental evidences in other organisms; PubMedId : 10094780, 12809609, 3892488, 6154696, 786730; Product type s : structure) — MLSPKKVKFRKQQTGRMKGLARRGQNLNFGKYGLQAMECGRINSRQIEAARIAMTRHAKRGGKIWIRIFPDKPYTKKPVEVRMGKGKGAPEGWVAVVRPGRILYEIEGVDKDVAKEAMRLASHKLSVKTKFVERSDLS, encoded by the coding sequence ATGCTCAGCCCCAAAAAAGTCAAGTTTCGCAAGCAGCAGACCGGAAGGATGAAAGGTCTGGCGCGCCGGGGACAAAATTTGAATTTCGGCAAATACGGTTTGCAGGCCATGGAGTGCGGGAGAATCAATTCAAGGCAGATTGAAGCCGCCCGTATCGCCATGACCCGACACGCCAAACGAGGCGGTAAAATATGGATACGGATTTTCCCGGACAAACCCTACACCAAAAAACCGGTTGAAGTTCGAATGGGAAAGGGAAAGGGAGCCCCGGAAGGGTGGGTGGCTGTGGTTCGCCCCGGCAGGATTCTGTATGAAATTGAAGGGGTGGACAAAGACGTCGCCAAGGAGGCCATGCGCCTTGCCTCGCACAAGCTTTCCGTGAAAACCAAGTTTGTGGAAAGGAGCGATCTGTCATGA